The following are from one region of the Bacillus methanolicus MGA3 genome:
- a CDS encoding gamma-glutamylcyclotransferase, whose amino-acid sequence MRPLLFRVFVYGTLLVGEENHFVAAPYIRNIQPGKVKGRLYNVGAYPALVVEEEGEVIGEWFTVTEEGLQAMDELEEYEEGGQHNEYERVWIKDLEQPIEGYVYIYPKNKAAHLPLIPSGSWRHRHKNERRMRMK is encoded by the coding sequence ATGAGACCGCTGCTATTCCGAGTGTTTGTGTATGGAACGTTGTTAGTAGGGGAAGAAAACCATTTTGTCGCCGCTCCTTATATCCGTAATATTCAGCCGGGAAAAGTGAAAGGGCGCTTATATAACGTCGGGGCATACCCCGCGCTCGTTGTAGAAGAAGAAGGCGAAGTAATTGGCGAATGGTTTACCGTAACGGAAGAAGGACTGCAAGCGATGGATGAGCTCGAAGAATATGAAGAAGGAGGCCAACATAACGAATACGAACGGGTTTGGATTAAAGATTTGGAACAGCCGATCGAAGGATATGTATATATATACCCAAAAAACAAAGCGGCGCACCTTCCTCTCATTCCCTCAGGGTCATGGCGGCATCGGCATAAGAACGAGCGTCGTATGAGAATGAAGTAG